Proteins from one Kiritimatiellia bacterium genomic window:
- a CDS encoding ABC transporter permease, with product MGRYILRRIWQMVPTMFGVIVITFILFNIVGGSPAMMTLGKNVSPGALEEFDEQRGFNKPLFFGNWTKTRAFSDNAFTRNASSWREHESVVWVPGKKNRAGYVLFPPDSRFPVPLEFNLKPETGYRWVISYDLAEGAASLRMDNSAGGDMRLRNTRALNSGPGRQKAEIDFSTEENTSGLKFFLQTGAAPLKISSLQLRRRTKNFFDSQFVFYLGQLAKFEFGRSNYSNQRVSRMLKDGILPSLFLTVPVFAIGLIAAVSISLVCAFFRDTWLDRMFVVAAVALMSVNYLVWIIAGQYCFAYRLGWFPIWGFESWRYLLLPVLVGVISGLGDNLRFYRTIMLDEMYRDYVRTALAKGVGRGGVLFRHVLKNAMIPILTNVIIAIPFLYTGSLLLESFFGIPGLGNMGINAINYSDVDVVRAIVFIGALLYVAANLLTDICYALVDPRVRLDRSI from the coding sequence ATGGGGCGATATATTTTAAGACGCATATGGCAGATGGTGCCGACCATGTTCGGCGTGATCGTCATCACGTTTATTCTTTTTAACATTGTCGGCGGCAGTCCGGCCATGATGACCCTCGGCAAAAACGTCTCGCCCGGGGCGCTGGAGGAGTTTGACGAACAGCGCGGCTTCAACAAGCCGCTGTTTTTCGGCAACTGGACGAAAACCCGCGCCTTCAGCGACAATGCTTTTACGCGAAACGCGTCTTCCTGGCGGGAACATGAATCCGTTGTCTGGGTGCCCGGAAAAAAAAACCGCGCCGGTTATGTTCTTTTTCCGCCCGACAGCAGGTTCCCGGTGCCGTTGGAATTCAATCTGAAACCGGAGACCGGATATCGCTGGGTGATCAGTTATGATCTGGCGGAGGGCGCGGCTTCTTTGCGCATGGATAATTCCGCCGGCGGGGATATGCGCCTCCGCAATACCCGGGCGCTGAACTCCGGCCCCGGCCGGCAAAAGGCGGAAATAGATTTTTCAACCGAAGAAAACACGTCCGGTCTTAAATTTTTCCTGCAGACCGGCGCGGCGCCTCTGAAAATCAGCTCGCTGCAACTCCGGCGCCGGACGAAAAACTTTTTTGATTCCCAGTTTGTTTTTTATCTCGGCCAGCTGGCGAAATTTGAGTTTGGCCGGTCAAATTATTCCAACCAGCGCGTGTCCCGGATGCTGAAGGACGGGATTCTTCCTTCGCTTTTTTTAACCGTCCCCGTTTTTGCGATCGGGCTGATTGCGGCGGTAAGCATCTCGCTGGTCTGCGCCTTTTTCCGCGATACCTGGCTTGACCGGATGTTCGTTGTGGCGGCCGTGGCGCTCATGAGCGTCAATTACCTGGTCTGGATCATCGCCGGCCAGTATTGCTTCGCCTACCGTCTCGGCTGGTTTCCGATCTGGGGTTTTGAATCCTGGCGTTATCTCTTGTTGCCGGTCCTGGTCGGCGTGATCAGCGGGCTGGGGGATAATCTCCGTTTTTACCGGACAATCATGCTGGACGAAATGTACCGCGATTACGTCCGCACCGCCCTGGCCAAGGGAGTCGGGCGGGGCGGGGTCCTTTTCCGGCATGTTCTTAAAAACGCCATGATTCCGATCCTGACAAACGTGATTATCGCCATCCCGTTCCTATATACCGGCAGTCTTCTCCTGGAAAGTTTTTTCGGCATCCCCGGCCTGGGCAACATGGGGATCAACGCAATAAATTATTCCGACGTGGACGTCGTGCGCGCCATTGTCTTTATCGGCGCTTTGCTT